The Heliangelus exortis chromosome 26, bHelExo1.hap1, whole genome shotgun sequence genome window below encodes:
- the PAFAH1B2 gene encoding platelet-activating factor acetylhydrolase IB subunit alpha2 isoform X2, producing the protein MNQGNANPAAVPHAAEDIQGDDRWMSQHNRFLSDCKDKEPDVLFVGDSMVQLLQQYEIWRELFSPLHALNFGIGGDTTGHVLWRLKNGELENIKPKVIVVWVGTNNHDNTAEEVAGGIEAIVRLINTQQPQAKVIVLGLLPRGEKPNPLRQKNAQVNHLLKASLPKLPNVQLLDVDAGFVHSDGTISYHDMFDFLHLTGGGYAKICKPLHELIMQLLEETPEEKRAALA; encoded by the exons ATGAACCAGGGCAATGCCAACCCCGCTGCCGTTCCCCACGCCGCCGAGGACATCCAGGGGGATGACAGGTGGATGTCACAG CACAATCGCTTCCTCTCGGACTGCAAAGACAAGGAGCCCGACGTGCTCTTCGTGGGAGACTCCAtggtgcagctgctgcagcagtatGAG ATCTGGCGGGAGCTCTTCTCGCCGCTTCACGCCTTGAACTTTGGGATTGGAGGAGACACCACGGGACATGTCCTGTGGAGGCTGAAGAACGGAGAACTGGAGAACATTAAACCCAAG gtCATCGTCGTTTGGGTCGGCACAAACAACCACGACAACACAGCAGAGGAGGTGGCGGGAGGCATCGAGGCCATCGTGCGCCTGATCAACACCCAGCAGCCACAGGCCAAAGTCATCGTGCTG ggcCTGCTACCTCGTGGGGAGAAGCCCAACCCTCTGCGGCAGAAGAACGCCCAGGTGAACCACCTGCTGAAGGCCTCCCTGCCCAAGCTGCCCAACGTCCAGCTGCTGGATGTGGACGCCGGGTTCGTGCACTCGGACGGCACCATCTCGTACCACGACATGTTCGACTTCCTGCACCTCACCGGGGGGGGCTACGCAAAGATCTGCAAACCCCTCCACGAACTCATcatgcagctgctggaggagaccCCCGAGGAGAAGAGAGCTGCCCTGGCCTGA
- the PAFAH1B2 gene encoding platelet-activating factor acetylhydrolase IB subunit alpha2 isoform X1 encodes MESRGEPKPPNRMNQGNANPAAVPHAAEDIQGDDRWMSQHNRFLSDCKDKEPDVLFVGDSMVQLLQQYEIWRELFSPLHALNFGIGGDTTGHVLWRLKNGELENIKPKVIVVWVGTNNHDNTAEEVAGGIEAIVRLINTQQPQAKVIVLGLLPRGEKPNPLRQKNAQVNHLLKASLPKLPNVQLLDVDAGFVHSDGTISYHDMFDFLHLTGGGYAKICKPLHELIMQLLEETPEEKRAALA; translated from the exons ATGGAGTCGCGGGGGGAGCCGAAGCCGCC GAACAGGATGAACCAGGGCAATGCCAACCCCGCTGCCGTTCCCCACGCCGCCGAGGACATCCAGGGGGATGACAGGTGGATGTCACAG CACAATCGCTTCCTCTCGGACTGCAAAGACAAGGAGCCCGACGTGCTCTTCGTGGGAGACTCCAtggtgcagctgctgcagcagtatGAG ATCTGGCGGGAGCTCTTCTCGCCGCTTCACGCCTTGAACTTTGGGATTGGAGGAGACACCACGGGACATGTCCTGTGGAGGCTGAAGAACGGAGAACTGGAGAACATTAAACCCAAG gtCATCGTCGTTTGGGTCGGCACAAACAACCACGACAACACAGCAGAGGAGGTGGCGGGAGGCATCGAGGCCATCGTGCGCCTGATCAACACCCAGCAGCCACAGGCCAAAGTCATCGTGCTG ggcCTGCTACCTCGTGGGGAGAAGCCCAACCCTCTGCGGCAGAAGAACGCCCAGGTGAACCACCTGCTGAAGGCCTCCCTGCCCAAGCTGCCCAACGTCCAGCTGCTGGATGTGGACGCCGGGTTCGTGCACTCGGACGGCACCATCTCGTACCACGACATGTTCGACTTCCTGCACCTCACCGGGGGGGGCTACGCAAAGATCTGCAAACCCCTCCACGAACTCATcatgcagctgctggaggagaccCCCGAGGAGAAGAGAGCTGCCCTGGCCTGA